The Drosophila yakuba strain Tai18E2 chromosome X, Prin_Dyak_Tai18E2_2.1, whole genome shotgun sequence DNA segment CGCAAAATGCCGGTCACCGCGCGTCCTCCGTTCAGTTTCAGCATCATGCGCTTGTCCATGTATCtgcaattattattgttattcgCATATATGGATAGCTATAATCTGTACACTTGGTTTCACTTACTTTTTCAGCTCTGGGGGATGTGCCTTCGACATTTTGGTGGTTTAATTTGCTAAAAACGcgaaaattaagtaaaaatgCGGACCGCAAAGTAGAGATGTCACTATTAACTGGAGCGATACTATCGTTTTTGCCACGGCAACTGGTCACACTTTTCGGGCggaaaattttttatttcccacCAAATTTGCTGTTTTTAACATGCTTACGAAAAGGTTTTCGTTAGCAAATTACATATTGGGTTTCCTTTAAAATCACAAtgaaaaaacatatatacaacAAAGGAAATGGTTTACTGACAAATAGTAGGCAGTAGtctattatttctttataCCGACAGCGCAACTGCATCACCTACTCTTTTTGTTTAAGATACacattttataaacattttttataaaaagtataaaaataatagaaaagaTAGTGGgcaattagttttatttaaccAATTCAGGTTCAATATActatttctttaataaaaagtgGCAATTTTACATGTCTAATTTGGGCAGTGCGAACGCACCGAATCAACGCATTTGTTATTGGGACTTGAAGCGGCTGTGTGAAAAAGGTATTTGTAGTTGGCGTAGATCTGCACTGCAGTGTGACCCTATCTGCAGGCATTTCGAAATCGCACCGGGTCACACTCGCCCAGGCACCCGTATAAAATCCCCGCCCCCCTGATCGACGAGAGTATTACCAAAAAAACGCGAGGAAAAGTCTGATGCGCGTTGAAATCGGAGCGCAAATCGTgcacttattttttttacacatCGCGCGCAGTGTTTACGACTGAGAAGTGAGACAAAAACACCTTGGCACCGAAATGAATGTGATATTGTGATATATTCGCTGATTCGCTGACAACACTATTTCATATTGAATGCATTTGAATTCGAATGCAGCGTGTGTTTACTTAacgattttctgtgtttgtttgcccaacttACGGAGGTGAAATTGAACATTTctgattttccattttccaacGCCGCCGAAAGagaggaaaagtgaaaagtaaaaagtgCTATTCGACGAAGCGAAACCAGCGATTCGGAACgccaaaatcaaaagaaaaacaacataTCCAAAGATATGTGTACATAGCACATAAATTGCAGATTGAGGCCAAGACAAGAGAACCTGAAATCAACGCAGATTCTtgacgagagagagagagatcaTGATGGACAGGAGTCGGAGTAGCAGAAGTGCTACTACCACTACTCCAGCTGGCAACCAGTTCGTCAGGCACTGTGGCCTACTGACGACCGCCATCCTGCTGCAGGCGCTGGTGGCCACGAGTTGGGCCATCGAGGAGACATCTCCGCCGGCCGCCCCTCCCAAAATACCGCCACCGCCCACCGTGAAGCTCAACAAGTGCTGCTCTTCGGGAGAGTATCTGAATGAGGGCACCTGCATCGCCGGCAGTGAAGCTCTGTGGCTGCCCATGGTGTACAtggtgcagcagcaacgcTTCTTCGAGCCCCATGGCGGCAGTCCGCGATTCCTAAAGTTCCTGCCCAAAACGATACCCACCTGCCGCAAGGATCAGACCATGGAGACCTTCCGCAGTCGGGCTGCAAATGTGATGCTCTTTCCCAATGGCACGCTCTATGTGCGGGAACGCGCACTAATGGTCCAGCCGGCGGACTACTGTGTCGACTGGGAGGTGGCCGTCGTCTGCGTAAATGGGCAGCCCGCCAACGCACTCGAGGATCCCGATCACGCAGCCAATCCCCTGGTGCAGCAGGAACCGCCAAAGGCCAGCCTGCGATTGAGTAAGTGCTGCGGCAAGTGGGGCAGCTATAACACTCAGATCCAGAACTGCGATCTGCAGTCCAAGCATCAAACAGCCGTCGTTGAACAACTTCGACTCGCGCCCCAGCTGCCCGAGGGCAGCTATGAGACCAGCTACGGCCTGCCCGACTGCGCCCAGCCCGGTGGCTACTCCATCGCCGGGGATTGGCAGGATGCCAAGCTGGATCGGAGCACGGCCATGCTCCAGTTGCCGCACAAGAACCTCAGCGCTGGCCAGTACTGCCTGGAGCACACGCAGCGCGAGGGCGAGGTGAAGATCATCGCCTGCCAGCATTTGTTTAGGTCCGCTGCCGAAGCGGGCATCCCAGCGGGACCCAGTGGAGGCGCCATCGAGCAGGCCAATGGCCAGAATCTGCAGAAGGCTGTCCTGACTGGTGGCATACTTGTGTCCATTGTCTTTCTGTTCGCCACTTTGGTGGCCGGCTTCCTGCTGCCCGCTGTGCATCATGCGCTTCATTGGCGCTGCCAAATCTGCTATGTCACCTGCCTGCTATTCGGCAAAATACTGCTGGCCGTCGAGGAGCTGAGCTCCAGCCTGCAGCCGGGCAGCGCCGCCTGCCACACGCTGGCCATCACCATGCAGTTCTTCTTTCTGGCCGCCTTCTTTTGGCTGAACACCATGTGCTTCAACATCTGGTGGACGTTCCGGGACTTTCGGCCCAGTTCGCTGGAACGCAATCAGGAGGCGCTGCGTCGCTATCTCTACTCCCTGTACGCCTGGGGCGGTCCGCTGCTCATCACCTTCGTGGCCGCTTGCGTGGATCAGCTGCCGGAGACGACACTACTGCGTCCGGGATTTGGACAACTCTACTGCTGGTTCGACAATCGCAATCTCTCGATCTTCGCGTACTTCTACGGACCCATTGGCCTGCTGCTGTGCGCCAATATAGCGCTCTTCGTGTCCACCACCCATCAGTTGACCTGCGGCCTGTGGAAGCGGGACGACGTCAAGTCCTCCTCGGAGAAGTCCGCCCTGGGTCGCGTCTGCCTGAAGCTAGTGGTCGTAATGGGCGTCACCTGGATAGCGGACATTCTCTCCTGGCTGGTGGGTGGACCACATGGCGTATGGTTCTTCACCGACCTGATAAACGCCCTGCAAGGCGTCTTCATCTTCATCGTGGTCGGCTGCCAGCCGCAGGTGTGGACCGCCTGCCGCAGGATCTTCTGTCCGCGCTTGCGTCACGACATCACCAACACGACCAACGGTGTCCAGCACTCGAGCAGCTCGCAGGGCCTGCCCTCGTTGGCCGCCGGCACGGAGATCACCCAGaacaccaccacaaccaccaccactaccaccaccaccaaccacATGCCCAGCAGtccggcggcggcggcggacAGTGGTCTGGAGGATGAGGTACCCGAGAAGGCTCCCATTGCCCCCGCTGCACCCATCATCAAAATGGAGACCGTTTGCTAAACGTAAGTTGAACACCCGATAGCCAGTGAAGTGTGATTGTAAAGAGATAGCTCTGTTTGTGCGGGTAAACAAAGCGCCTGCTGTTCCCACTCCCAACACAGTTTGCCAGTTTGACAGTTTACCAAGTGGCTTACAAAACGCGGCTTTAAGCATACACTCGCTGATAGACTTATCGGCCTTAATGGGCTTTAGGGCCAGCCGGGAATGCAAAGTATCTCAATGAGCTGGCTGTTGTTTGCTCGCCGGTTACGCCATGCATCGCAGCAGCAGGTTCGATGCCATTAAGTACACGTACAGGTGGGGCCACTTCAATATCACTAAGCAGCTTTACCTCCAATGGGGCTCAATCAGAGGGAGCTGATGGAGGAGAGGGTGGTGCATTGTTTGGGGTTGTTAGCCTGCTTGACACCAACATATTACGCAGAACCTATGTATGTTTCTTATTAATTAAGTTTTAGTCTTTTACAAAAGTTTATTCGTGGAATGAAGAACTGAATTAAGCGTCTTAAATTGACCCGAAAATGAATCAGAAGCCGTGTAAATTGAATGGATCAACACATTAGCTGGATTTTCCGGTATATAACCAAAAATGTAATGTGAttattacatatgtatatgtgccAGCGTAGAAGATAGTGTGATAATTGCTCTGCCTGTGCATTTAACCCAAATACCAATGatgtatttacaaaatgtGGAAACAAATAGGAAACTCCGGATTTGTCATGGAAATAGTGTGTAGCTGACAACTTTCGAGAACCAACCACCATATGACACAGAAATGAAGAGGGAAAAACTAGTTTGCTTGTCGAGGGTTTCTAGGGGGGGAAAATGCGGCGaacttttcaattgaaaacCTTTGGCGTTTCCATGATCCTTTTGGACCATGTCCTTTGGAAAATACCCTTCGCTATAGGACACCATTCACCCCCCATGTGCATTGTGTGTACTATACGCCATCCAGATGAAATTTTAGGGTTTGAGATGAGGTTTCCTTGCCGGCTACCTGAAGCGTTTTTCCAACCAGGCGCCGTTTcgttttatggttttatggGGGAATTCACGTAGGGTGATGAGAATCCCACGATGGTCAGTTCCATGATTCCCAAATACCATATTGCATATTCCATTTGCATGACCAAAACTGCTTTACAACATGCGCCAAGTTTACGATTTCGCGTGCAGCACTTGAGTTCAAGAATATGGCCATAAAGATGAAAATGTTGCCGCTGTGCCGTTATGTTTTTCATTGGAAAACTCTGACGCCGGGTCAGCCGGCCGGCCGAGTTTTGAATCGATTTTCGTATTTCCTGTCGATTTccacattttcacattttcacatttccacATGGCCATAAAGTAATCAGCGCAACCCTTGACACACACGCAAGCGAAGATAATGGAAAACCGGCATCGAGCATCGCGCATCGCGCATTCGAATCGGATTTGGGTTTCTGCTTTCTGGCATCCGTATCTGCTGGATCCAAAATGTGTGTGCTCAACCCGAACCCGAACCTGAAAAATCGAGGGAAAATCGAGTTTAAATTGGACTCACCGGCGACGACATCGTTGTCGATGGTGATAAGCACACACACCATCGTCTTGTTTGGGTTTCGGCCTATTTACTTGTTACTTTGTTAGTTTGGTCGCCTCAAGTGGTTTTGACACATCCCAAGATCCGAAGATCCCAAATGATCCAACTACAGACAG contains these protein-coding regions:
- the LOC6524994 gene encoding probable G-protein coupled receptor Mth-like 1; the protein is MMDRSRSSRSATTTTPAGNQFVRHCGLLTTAILLQALVATSWAIEETSPPAAPPKIPPPPTVKLNKCCSSGEYLNEGTCIAGSEALWLPMVYMVQQQRFFEPHGGSPRFLKFLPKTIPTCRKDQTMETFRSRAANVMLFPNGTLYVRERALMVQPADYCVDWEVAVVCVNGQPANALEDPDHAANPLVQQEPPKASLRLSKCCGKWGSYNTQIQNCDLQSKHQTAVVEQLRLAPQLPEGSYETSYGLPDCAQPGGYSIAGDWQDAKLDRSTAMLQLPHKNLSAGQYCLEHTQREGEVKIIACQHLFRSAAEAGIPAGPSGGAIEQANGQNLQKAVLTGGILVSIVFLFATLVAGFLLPAVHHALHWRCQICYVTCLLFGKILLAVEELSSSLQPGSAACHTLAITMQFFFLAAFFWLNTMCFNIWWTFRDFRPSSLERNQEALRRYLYSLYAWGGPLLITFVAACVDQLPETTLLRPGFGQLYCWFDNRNLSIFAYFYGPIGLLLCANIALFVSTTHQLTCGLWKRDDVKSSSEKSALGRVCLKLVVVMGVTWIADILSWLVGGPHGVWFFTDLINALQGVFIFIVVGCQPQVWTACRRIFCPRLRHDITNTTNGVQHSSSSQGLPSLAAGTEITQNTTTTTTTTTTTNHMPSSPAAAADSGLEDEVPEKAPIAPAAPIIKMETVC